The sequence ttttgtataaatgtttttattacgattatattattttctattattatttttgacttattatatcaattaaattatttaaaatattatttgaaatatgtGAATTAACTCAAGATTCACCGAATTGAATTGACAGTTAAACTAAGGACATGATGATCTGATACTTTAAATAGTTCAATGTATGGTCCAGTTCTATTATGATAACTATGATAATTAGACCATAAATTCTTAACTTATTATAGAAgtaattatgaagaaaaagcaTGAAAATGTGTAAACCCAAATAAAGGCATATACTTGATTATAAAATTTAGGTGTAATACCCTAAATAGTCACTCTACTTATGTGATtctacccttttagtccctaCACTCTAATTTGATACAATTTCgtccctttacttttttttttctatttggttAATCAAGTATACCTTGGTAACATGAGTTAGTCTTGCCGTTTGTTTTGGTTGATGTggcttttttattataatattatttaaatatattaaacgTGAATTCTTTTCTTGGTTCTCTTCCATTCATATCCTCATCATTAGCGCCATTGAGTTTCTGTCACCATCTTATCCTCAGCATCCTCCCATGTCCCCTGCCTCCGTAGCTTCATCTTTGACCTCGCCTCTAACCTTCTCTTCTCCCGGATCCTACTGGACTCCATCTTTGGAAGCTCAACTACCTCCCTTGGAACGCTTGCATCAACAACAGTGAAGATTAGTAAGTTATTCTCTATTGATATTAACAATTGAATCACCATgacatgtaaataataataacatcaaacaagaataaaaacaaaatataactgCGTTCAATCAAACCTTTATTACTAAATCTTGCAAATAAGTCTACCAAACAATTACTAAATTATTCTCTTACTTAAACATTTGAAAACCATAACCCTTTTACcatcatcatattcatcatcatgcaatacagaagaagaagacgaagaagaaaaagaagaagaagaagaagaagaagaagaagaagaagaacttccCCACCAACACACATGCAAATCAAAGACCAAAAATAATAACCAAActtaaatctatatataaagatattgtAGAGAAAAAGAGCCTAACAAAGAGTCCCAAATAAtacttctccatctttttaatgtaaataataataacatcaaaCAAGAGCACAAACAAATATCACTTCGTTCAATCAAACCTTTCTTACTAAATCTTGCAAACAAGTCTACCAAATAATTACTAAATTATTCTCTTGCTTAAACATTTGAAAACCATAACCCTTTTACcatcatcatattcatcatcatgcaatacagaagaagaagaagaagaagaagaagaagaagaagaagaagaagaagaagaagaagaagaagaagaactttcCCACCAACACACATGCAAATCAAAGACCAAAAATAATAACCAAacttatatctatatataaagatattgtAGAGAAAAAGAGCCTAACAAAGAGTCCCAAATAACAATTCTTCGTCTTttcaatgtaaataataataacatcaaacaagaacaaaatataACTGCGTTCAATCAAACCTTTATTACTAAATCTTGCAAACAAGTCTACCAAACAATTACTAAATTATTCTCTTGCTTAAACATTTGAAAACCATAACCCTTTTACcatcatcatattcatcatcatgcaatacataataataataataataataataataataataataataataataataataataataataataataataataataataagaagaagaagaagaagaagaagaagaagataaccCTTTTACCATCATCATATTCGTCATCATGCaatacagaagaagaagaagaagaagaagaaaaagaagaagaagaagaacttccCCACCAACACACATGCACATCAAAGACCAAAAATAATAACCAAACATATATCTCTATATAAAGATATTGTAGAGAAAAAGAGCCTAACAAAGAGTTCCAAATAACAGTTCTTCGTCTTTTCGATCAATCAATTAAGAAAGTCCTTTGGTCCACAAGATCCTTGAGTACTTCTTTCAAAAACCTCTTGTGCACCTTCATCATCCTTTTGGTGATCTTCACTGTCTCTGGCGAGTACAAGCATATTCCTCGCTCTTCCACCAAATGTGTTGTCATTTCAGCTCTTAAAGTCTTCAATCGAAGAGCTCAAAGATAATTGATGCGCTCTATTAAGAGATCAAACCTATCCTCATGGCATAAAGATGCACAACAATCTCCTTACATGAGCTCAAGTctgtttccttctttttcaagACAGGCCTCGCCTGTCATGACCTCTGCAACCTTGGTGTCATAGGCTTCCGTTGTGgaactataaacaaaattaagggagtgctaaatttaaatttaaaaaatttataaatattaaacaagtccattaattcaaacttgagattataataattagtatttcatataaaatatacatccatctaaatattttgatttaggTGTAATAAAAACctatatctacataattagcaATTAACTTAACTTATAGTtaacactaaattaacaaataatacaatttaaaaacaacataagtaaaattcacaatctaattcaattattaaatgcaacaattattcaacaaataatctaataaactatcaaaattttcataacaaataatcaaacaaatatttaacaaatatccaagAATTAagcaagaaatataaaatatttttacacagCAGATAATtatacaacaaattttaaatattaaattagatataaaacaaacataaaaaaaggataaatcgTTATAAAGAAAGATAAAACATTAACTcagaaaaaatataacaaaagaagaaagctCACCAATCGATGCAACCAGCAGTGATTTTTTTTGGAGATTTTGAGAGAGGCATTACATTTtttaaggttttatttttatttatttattattattattattttacattaatatcctaattaataaatatttatgtattgataagttcaataaaaaatagagaaattattCATATCATCCCTCCAACTTTCTCACTTGATAAAAAATATCCTTGAACTATTTCATATCCCcaaaaagtctttttttttacatcCTCTAATAGCTTGCTTTTCAGTACTTTTGACTAAAAATGCTCCACTATGCttttaaacggaaacacaaaatagtaaaCAAGAAACTAAGATATGAAACATCAAAAAcaaagggtaaattttttagtaagtcactaaactttggctcattctcattttgatcactgaacttcaatttgtatcaatttggtcactcaattttaatttcatttcacttggTGGTAAATCGAGATTTCaacctccaaatgaatgatgtagCTCTTTTTTCGATGACGTGGACAcctctaatagacttaataatgtgtcaatgAGAGGACTGACTTAGATTTTTAGACAgtcatgtaatcaattgggggttgaaatccttgatttattacctattgaaatcaaattaaagttgagtgaccaaattgatacaaattgaagttcggtgatcaaagtgaaaatgagccaaagtttagtgaccttctgaaaaatttaccccaaaaacaaatattaaacaaaaacattacatATTAGAtaaaaacttatgtagttacaTGTAAACacaaaatgttaaataaaaaatatacttcatAAACGGGAAATACATTTCGTAAGCGGggaaaaattagattttttttaaaaaaacaatctgACGACATGAGTTGTAGGgtttgaaaaataagtaaattgcAAAAAGGAGGGGTTATTTGGGAAATTGAAATGTCAAAGAGATTACTGgggatatttgaaaagttgcaaggattaataaatattttttcctaaaaaatatatctaactataaaatttaaaaacaaaaatatttgaagatacCACTCatgttatttgttattatctgtcaacatcaattttatttaatattataattttattatgtttatttaatttatcttaaataGTGTGGGCTAGCCCAACAGTAAGTACTCATGCTTGTGATTGAAAGGTCTCAAGTTCAAACCTCTCATATTACAATTCACTTTCTGTGTCCCTTGTGGAAGTTCTGTGTGAGAAATCTTCTCGTTCTCCTCACCATGGTTGCATGGCGGGGGATTATCTCTAGGAGGTCAGTCAAGCCATCATAATTGATGCACATCAGTGCCCTTTTGTCCTTGGTTTTTTGTTGCTTGCcaactttgtcaaaaaaaaaaaaatttaataactaaataaaGAGTACTTATTTGCATgtgaattatattttaataatatatatatatatacttcatgGGCCAAGGGAGTGTTCAAGCATCCCCTTGGCCCCTAGTTTCATCTATGGTCTCAGCTAAGTGCTAAAAGCATGCAAGAGTGGGGTACATgtaggggtgtaatcgatcgagttcgagccgagcagtagcgagctcgagctcgagctcgactgaaAATTCGGTACTTGatactcggctcgagctcgatcgagtatttattttatagctcgagctcgactcggtacataaatcgagctactcgagctcgctcgattaagctcgaaaaagctgaaaataaccataaacattatgctcgaactcgagctcgactcgagcTCGAAAGATtttccccttgatttttatcaaatacatctaatattatatatatacatacatactcgattaggctcgcgagcactcGAGCAAAGTATCATaatactcgaactcggctcgctcgactactcgagctactcgagctcgagctcggctcgactgtgaccgagccgagttcgagttttcaccgagtcgagctcgagtagcttgcgagtagaggtgtatcatttacacccctaggtACATGGCAATGAGCGCATGGCTGGGGGTGGAGAATGAGTAGAGAACGAGCTAAGGGGGATGATGGTGGCGATTGCGTTTGCAACGAAGGGGGTGGTTCTAGTTGCAGCGAAGTTTTTTATTGGGGTGGCAAGGTTAAGGAGGGGAGAATGGTGGTGGAGGGACTGGCCAAGAATGCCAAATAGGGGCAACAACTATACCAAGATTGGTAAAGAGGGTGGCAAAAGATGAGTATGGAATGGCGGCGGCTGTCATAAGGGCTAGCATGGTGGTAGAGTTGTCTGACGatgagaagatgatggtggtgtTTGAAGTTCTAGCAACGGCTAAGAAGTGTGTAATGATGGATGTGTTGCTGTGGAACTAGTCAATTTTGCTAATGTGAATAGTTTACTATCTTTCCTTTgtcttttaaatattattattttaaatcatattataataaaataccaCATAAGTCGAAATTAATGGCAAGACTAACTCCTGTTACCCAGGTATACTTGAttgactaaataaaaaaaaaaagtaaagagacTAAATTGCATTAAAGTGGGGGACCAAAAGGGCTAAGTATACAGACTATTTAGTGTATTACAAATTTAGGGGTGCAATCGAGTCTAGCTGAGCCGAGACGAGATGAGTTTGGAAGTGTTCCAGCTCGGCTCGACAGAATTAGCTACAGGCTCAGCTCGATTGGAGCCCAAACTTGTAAGCTTGAGCTTGGctcaaaatagtaaaattaagcTCGAGCTCTGCTCAAAAGAAGCTCATTTATGATAAAAACAAGCCGAACTTGAGCTCGCTTCGAGCTTGGCTCTaaagaagtttaaaaaaaataataaatcataatgactattattaaaaaaatatttttaatacatgaATCCATTCatacttaagaaaaaaaatgcacattTAACAAACTCGTTTAGTAGGTTCGCCACTATTAGGTTCATCATTATTAGACTTGTTTAACATACTTATTAGTAGGCTCACGAGCAAACTCGTTTAGAAGGCTCATGAGCAAGCTTGTTGTAGGCTCACGAGCATTCTTGTTCATCAAGCTTTTGAGCAGACTCATGAGCCATAATGAGTAGCATGTCGCTCGAGCTCAACTCATTTACTTAATGAACAAATTTCTTTGAGCCAAGCTTTGAAATACTAAGGAGCAGCTTGGTTCATTTGCACCCCTAACTACAGTATACATCAATTATAAAGATATAGAGccaatttcatgtttttggggataTATGAGCAAGAGTttctcctttatttatttatttatttattattttattgtttcccATGTCCGCCATGAGCTCTCCATTGAGAACCATGACGGAGAGAGGAGGAAGGAGGAGCCTTCTCTTCAGCGAAAATCTCAAGCTTTCCCAGCTGGCGAGGTCCGGTAGGATCGAAGAAGCCATCAAGGTCTTCTCCTCCATGACCAATCGCAACACCGTCACCTGGAACTGTATGATCTCGGCCTACGCCAAAAATGGCAGAGTGAGTGAAGCTAGGACACTCTTTGATCGAATGCCATTCAAAAACCTTGTTTCCTGGAACACAATGATAGCTGGGTACTCTCATAATGGCTGCTCTAGTGAGGCCTATGAGTTGTTCGACAGAATGCCCAAGAGAGACCAGTTCTCTTGGACTTtgatgattacttgtttttCGCGCAATGGTGAGCTGGAGAAGGCCAGGAGGATCTTTGATGCGATTCCTGGACAGAAAAGTTCGGTTCTTTTTAATGCTATGATTTCAGGTTATGCAAAAAATCAGAGGTTTCATGATGCTGTTCAGTTGTTAAATGAAATGCCAATAAGAGACTTAGTTTCTTGGAACTCTGTGCTCGCTGGGTATACGCAGAATGAAGAGATGTTGACGGCGGTGAAATTTTTCAATGAGACGATGCCGGAGAAAGATGAATTTTCTTGGAATTTGATTGTGGATGGGTTTGTGAAAATTGGTGACTGGAAGTCTGCCTGGAAGTTCTTTGAGAGGATTCCGAACCCGAATGTAGTTTCGTGGGTGACAATGTTCAATGGGCTCGTGACAAGTGGGAGAATTGCTGAGGCTCGGAGATTGTTTGATCAAATGCCGGAAAGGAATGTGGTTTCTTGGAATGCAATGTTGTCGGGTTATGTGAAAAGTTTGCAAATTGATGATGCTCTCAAGATTTTCATGGAGATGCCAGAGAGGAACTCAGTGTCATGGACAGCAATGATTAATGGGTATGCTCGAATTGGCAAGCTCAAGGAAGCAAAGGAACTGCTGGATAAGATGTCTATCAAGAGTGTGGGTGCACAAACTGCCTTGATGTCTGGGTATATTCAGCACAATAGGATGGATGATGCTCgtagaatctttgaagaaatgCACACACGAGATGTTGTTTGTTGGAACACCATGATTGCTGGTTGTTGTCAATGCGGGAGAGTGGATGAAGCTAAAGAATTATTTAAACGAATGCCGAAAAAAGATATGGTCTCTTGGAACACTATGATCACAGGGTATGCTCAGGAAGGACAAATTGATGAAGCACTAAGAACGTTTCAAGAAATGGGCGATAAAAATACTGTCTCTTGGAACTCCATTATATCTGCCTTAACTCAAAATGGGTTCTATGTCGAGGCACTTCAATAtataatgtggatgaggagggaAGGAAAGAAACCAGACTGGTCTACGTTTGCTTGTGCCCTGAGTGCATGTGCACATCTTGCTGCCTATCAAGCGGGTAAGCAACTGCATCCTATCCTCCTGAAGAGTGGTTATGTTGATAACCTTTTTGCTGGCAATGCCTTGATCAGTATGTATGCAAGGTGTGGAAGAATTTCAAGAGCGAAACAAGTTTTTGATGAATTGGAAGCTGTGGATCTTGTATCATGGAATTCTTTAATTGCTGGTTATGCTCTCAGTGGTAATGGGACTGAGGCGATTTCGCTACTTAGGACGATGGAGAGGAGCGGAATAAAACCGGATGAGGTCACCTTTGTTGGTGTTTTATCGGCATGTAGTCATTCGGGGTTGATTAACGAAGGATTAGATTTGTTCAAGTCTATGAGCAAGGACTATGCAGTTAAACCTGCTGCAGAACACTTTGCCTGCATTGTTGATTTGCTTGGTCGAGCGGGAAGGTTAGAAGAAGCTTATGAACTCGTAGTGGGAATGCAGGTAGAGGAAAATGCTGGTGTATGGGGAGCCTTGTTAGGAGCATGTAGAATATATAGGAACGCAGGACTCGCAAACATAGCTGCTGAGAAGCTGTGTGAATTCGAACCTTGTAAGTCTTCCAATTATGTCTTGTTATCAAACATACATGCAGATGCAGGTAGATGGGATGAAGTTGAGAGAATGAGGGTGTTGATGAAAGAGAGAGGAGTGAAGAAGCAAGCTGGGTGCAGTTGGGTGGAGATCAAGAATAAGTTCTGCGAATTCTTTTCTGATGATCCAAAACAACCGGGGACAGCAGAAATCTGTCTTGTTTTGGAGACATTGACTGCACAAATGAGGAACACTGGTCCCGTGCTTGGTCTTTCTGCATTAGATTGTGGGTAACTGTCTTGTCAGAGCTGATGACACTCTGTA comes from Dioscorea cayenensis subsp. rotundata cultivar TDr96_F1 chromosome 15, TDr96_F1_v2_PseudoChromosome.rev07_lg8_w22 25.fasta, whole genome shotgun sequence and encodes:
- the LOC120276741 gene encoding pentatricopeptide repeat-containing protein At4g02750-like, with product MSAMSSPLRTMTERGGRRSLLFSENLKLSQLARSGRIEEAIKVFSSMTNRNTVTWNCMISAYAKNGRVSEARTLFDRMPFKNLVSWNTMIAGYSHNGCSSEAYELFDRMPKRDQFSWTLMITCFSRNGELEKARRIFDAIPGQKSSVLFNAMISGYAKNQRFHDAVQLLNEMPIRDLVSWNSVLAGYTQNEEMLTAVKFFNETMPEKDEFSWNLIVDGFVKIGDWKSAWKFFERIPNPNVVSWVTMFNGLVTSGRIAEARRLFDQMPERNVVSWNAMLSGYVKSLQIDDALKIFMEMPERNSVSWTAMINGYARIGKLKEAKELLDKMSIKSVGAQTALMSGYIQHNRMDDARRIFEEMHTRDVVCWNTMIAGCCQCGRVDEAKELFKRMPKKDMVSWNTMITGYAQEGQIDEALRTFQEMGDKNTVSWNSIISALTQNGFYVEALQYIMWMRREGKKPDWSTFACALSACAHLAAYQAGKQLHPILLKSGYVDNLFAGNALISMYARCGRISRAKQVFDELEAVDLVSWNSLIAGYALSGNGTEAISLLRTMERSGIKPDEVTFVGVLSACSHSGLINEGLDLFKSMSKDYAVKPAAEHFACIVDLLGRAGRLEEAYELVVGMQVEENAGVWGALLGACRIYRNAGLANIAAEKLCEFEPCKSSNYVLLSNIHADAGRWDEVERMRVLMKERGVKKQAGCSWVEIKNKFCEFFSDDPKQPGTAEICLVLETLTAQMRNTGPVLGLSALDCG